The DNA region CAGCGGAGTGTGGTTCGGTCCTtcgagggggcggtgggtgTCGTTCATTCCCATGCATCCGAGGGCCCAGATCGCGAGGTTGACGGTGAGCTGGTTGCCAGAGGCACTCCAAGGAATAGACTTGTACTCGATTGCGGCACGGGTCGGGTTGTCCGGGGTATAAGCTCCAAAAAGACGAATACGCAAGGCAACCAACTCGGTCTGCGTAATGATGTAGCCATAGCGTGTTTCCCCGTAGCGACAGTAGGTCGCAATTTGAGAAAGAGGCCTGACACGATCATGCTTGACACTGCAGTGGCATAGGTATGTAATTAGCAAGCGATCCTTGTGTGTCCTCAAATGGTGATGATAGCTTACCCATGCGTCTTGTCGTAATCTTTCTGAGGAGTGCCCGGTTTATGATAAGGTGGGTCTGTAGTGATCTGGAGTGCCTTGTCCGCGAGCGTCAGCCACTCTGACTTCCACTTTTGCTTCACTTTACTATCGCCATGGACATAGACCAGCTGTTGTGTAATGGCGGGGTTTTGAGCTTTGTATTCCTTTGTCAAGGTGCGATCTAGGAGTGACCAGTCTGGTTTGAACACCGACTTGCCCTTCCACTCGATTCGCTTTGAAATAATGGTAGGGTTCGGCGTCGAACCTTTGACCTCGGCGGTCATCATAGGGTCCCGTGCCCGAAGTTCAAGAGCTGCTTGTTTGAGTGGCTCCCGGACAACGTTGACAGTCCAAAGAATGCTCAATTGATCGACGTCATCCTCTTTGACAACTTCTGTGGGCGTGGATGAAGGGGTAATGACTTGTCGATATGTCTTGTTGTCGACACCTTTTATATCCTGTTGAAGGATATCTCCATAGGCGAGCAAGATAGCCTCGTAGGTAAAGTCTTCCCATGGCTGGACGTGCTCACGGCAGGTGTCGGTGAGTGTAACTTGGTCCCAGTTGGGGTTGGTCGTGTTTTTGTAGTCTGAGCCAGCCCAGTGGTCTGTGATGTCAGGATTCTTGCGTTGCAGGACGTCGATCAACTTTGTGTTTGCAGCCATCGTGAATGATTCAGGGGGTGAACAGTGTTTGTTAAATGGTGATGTTTCGATTGTGTTTCTTCATCTTGAAAACAAAGGATTTCATTGGAATATATATACCAGTATACCTTGCAGTGCATGGTTGTAGATGACAGAAATAGAAAACTATTAAAAGGACCTGGCCGTGGACGGAATTCGGGTCGGTCGGGGATGTATCAACTGAAACAGGCGTTAAGAAAGAAAACTGAAAGAATAAGTATATTCAAGAATTCTTGGCGGTTGTTGGCAGGTGAGTGAGACAGGAAGGCGGGGCTGGTGTGGGGGTGGTCTGTTTGTGCCGCTTTACCCTTCGCCAACAACTCTTTTAATCAAACCCTCTTCCGCTCCGTTTATTTATTTCTggcccaaccaccaacaaaccaacaTAATCATCAATAACAACAATGCCTCGCGTTTcgatcaaccccctcctccctgccccctcaaacccaccGGTGCCCCTCCCTCAGGTGCCCGGTCCCAAACTGGAACCCTTCACACCCACCGCCCATGCCGACATTGAATTTCTCATGTATCTCGGTCGTGACGAGGATAAGGATTCCTATGTCTGGAAGGTCAACATCAATGGCAATGGGCCCTACGCCCTCAAGATGTTCAAATTTAACACATGGGAATACCTCGGCCAGTGCTACGGACGGTGGTTATCCAAGAGACTCGCAAAGCCCCAGTTTTACGCAGACTACTTTGACCCATTCAATTGTGAGTGTCGCGTCTATGGCCGCCTAAAGCAAGAGCAACGCGAAGAACTCGCCGTCCGGAGCCATGGCTATCTTCTTCTCTCGTCCGAACAGGCGCACCAAGTCGCCAACCTGATGGGTCGCTCCCGCGATGATCCCGACGACGATGACCCTGCCACACTGTACGGCCACAATTTCTGGGATCGAGACGAGCAACATCGCGGCCATCCTGTCAAGGCAATTGTCAAGGAATTCGTGTCGGATGGCGGCGAAGGGTTCAACAAGACACAGGTCGCGAAATTGTGGGATGACCTTAAAGAGTTTCGGAAGCTCGGCATCCTGGTTCGCGACATCACAATCCACAACTACATTGGAGGGAAGCTCATCGACTTTAGTCGAGCTTGGACCGTCTATCACCCGCTGTTTGACTGGACCACAGATAGCCATGTGACGGACCACCTTGAGATGGAGGCCCAAGAGCTCATCGATCTCTTGTACACTTGGGCAAGGGTCACTGATCAATCTGGTTTCAAGCTCCCAAAAGGTCTGAAGGAGCATTCGATGGGCGAGGATGAAAGCACGGACCTCAATCCAGGCTTGTACGACTGGAGAAAGTGGGAAGCCGATCAAGAGGCAGCACAGATCTTTGTTGATAAGACACTGGTTGAGAAGGTAGATGAGTAAACAGGGTAAAGAGCCGGCACAGTCATGTCGGCACTTTAGTTTATTTTTTTCGAGTAATTCaaaattttcttttcccctcccaaccaacatGTACATCCGATATATTTACCCTATGTCACACCGACCAaaactacctacctacctaagGTACGTAGTAAAAGTACCTAGAAGGATAGTACACAGGTGCCACAATTCCCTCTTCCGCCTTCTAATATGAAGATACTCTAGTTTGGGAGGCCCCCTCACGTTTTTTAATTGCCTTTAGGTTTTGACGATGGGCTATTGAATGTTAAGAGATGAGGCTTTGCTATTTCTAAGCAAGGCGTTCAACAAGATCGTGTGGCATAAGCAAGGTACGATAAGACATCCAACATAGGTCCTGCACTACAAAGCACTCAAAGGCCGGAGTGTATATACGGGTAGTTTATAACACAATCGGCCACCAAGAAGAGTGAAGACGGGTTGTGGAAACAGTGGTTGCAACGACGTTGAAATAAGGTCGGACCGGGTTGCGGGAAAACTCGGCAATTGCCAGCCCTAACTGCAGTGGCAGCTTTATTTTGACAGCCGTGAATACCCATTCTGGCAGGTCAAAGACACTACATTAATAGTATTAACTAATGCCAAGCTGCTCTGAGCATGCGATTTCGGATCCAATGTCCAAAGAGTGTAAATTTGTCGGGAAATGCCATCTCGTGAGAGGAAAATGTTGAGGGAATTGTAGCTCCCGCCAAGATGGCGATCGACAAGTGAGGAGAAAAGGACGGAGAGAGGGGAAAACTGGCCAAAGCtgtgagagaaaaaaatTATCGGACAATCCGCCCAGATAGAGAGATCCCTTGTCATGCTCAACTCACATGTCACCACGTCGCTCTTGCAGCAGCCAGCCTCCGCCACTATCCGACGCGCTTTtatctccaactcctcctcctctttcccttcttctcttgccaGGTCCGGACCGTTTCGCTTctccacttcttctccttccctcctccgccattgCTCCTCTgactcccactcctcatcatcaaactcaaACTCaaactccaacctccccaaagccaccccctcatccgaAAAATCCACCTGGCGCGCCATGGCTGAAAAGGACATCTCCCAGTACCTCCGCGAAACCCACGACCGCGTGTTTGAGCACAACCGCGCCTGggccgccgagaagaagaaggccgaccCCGAATttttctccaacctctcggCCGGCCAAAACCCGGAGTACCTCTGGATAGGGTGCTCCGACTCCCGCATCCCCGCCGAGCAAATCACCGGCCTTGAACCCGGCCATGCCTTTGTCCACCGCAACATCGCCAATTTGGTCTGCAACACGGATTTGAACGTCATGTCGGTCATCAACTACGCCGTGCACCACTTACAGGTCAAGCACATCGTCGTGTGCGGGCATTATGGATGCGGCGGTGTCAAGGCTGCCATGACGGCCAAGGACATGGGCATCTTGAACCCCTGGTTGAGAAACATCAGGGATGTGTACAGGTTGCatgagaaggagctggatgcgatcaaggatgaggacgagagGTATAATAGGCTGGTGGAGTTGAACGTGATTGAGCAGTGCAATAACGTGGTCAagacggcggtggtgcaGCGGAGCTTTGCGAAGAACAGCTTTCCGATTGTGCACGGGTGGGTGTTTGGGTTTAATGATGGGTTGCTGAGGAACTTGGAGATTGACTTTGAGGGGATGTTGAAGGATATTCAGAAGATTTATAACTTGACTGACAGTTGAGCGGTTTATTCTTGATAGGGGATTTAATGATATTCTAGGTATTCTGATTACAGGCGGGCGGTGAGAACTCATGAGTTAACAATAAGACTCACTTTCAACCCACCAGCACGGTCCGTTTGGGGCCCTGCTCAGTGGCACAGATCTCACGCTAGCCAAGCCCTCTTGTATGCAATCTGGAGGCGTGGCTGATGAGATCctgtcatcccatctctttgAGGGCACAGATCGGAAGCTTGAAATTGGGGCTCAACTGAGATGCAAGGGGTCCCGCCAGAAGAGCTCACTGAAACATGGAAGCATTGGCTGGTCATCAACTCTTGCTTCCTGATGAATATGATCCCTCCTGCCTGCTTCGACTTGCAGGTCCAGAACGGTGGGACTGATCCCAAACTCACCTAGCTGGTGGATACCGCGGTGTGGAATTAATGCTGTGGGAAGAACCACGTCAGTTGGCCGCTTCCTACGCTAGAGTACCACTCTTCACTTCCAGGCTGAGCGATGCCTGAAAACAATAAATTTGTCGCGATGACATCCCGACGGAAAGCAACGTCGCTGAGCGGCCCTGATCGAGACCAATGAATCGCCTGCCAAGCAGCTGCCGTCGGGTGGCCCAGCCTGCGCCGGTGCCCTGGAAAGCAGGGGTTCAGATTGCCCCAGGGTCGTGGCTCGCCAGGAACGCCCAATCGCGGGGAAGCTGGCTAACGAAGGCAACGTCGCGCCTGTCCCGAAATGTCAAGAGCTCAAATTTCATCATGAGCTGGTGTGGGCACGGTGGCATGGATGGCGTTGGGAGAAGGCGCAGACGGCAGCACCTAAAATGTCACCTCGTGCCCGCCTCTGTTTTGGAGTCCAGCGTCTCTCAACTTTCTCGTCTTTCTCGTCTTTGGACATGTGGTATTGGCCATCGCATTGGACggtcattttctttttgtaaCATTCCCAGTGAACGCATTTCTTCGCATCGCTAGCCACAGATCCTTACAAGATGGTCTTTGGACTGTCATCTCTTCGCTCGGCACCATGCCttcccaccgccctcctcgccatcataGCCGCCTTGGGTTGCGCACCAATGGCCGCCAGGGCAGCGGACTTGGAAAGTGTCCTTGCTGGTCAAACGAATATGACCACGTTTCGTGAGCTGGTCAAGGTATGTCACCATTTTCTTGCCACCTCGGAGCTCTCGTCATAGCTGACCATACTCAGGATCACCCCGATATCTTCACCAAGCTCCCCTctggcatcaccatcgcGGCCCCCAACGACAATGCTTTTGACAAGCTCGGCAACTTTGACGAATGGCGCGACAACAAAACCCACGTCGAAGCCGTCCTTAAATACCACGTCATGCCCAAGGTAGTCTCTATGCCATCCATTATCAAAGGCGACTCCATCTGGGcacccaccctcctcaccgaccCAGCCTTTTCCCCCATCAAGGGTGGCCAACGCCTCATCCTGACCAAACAACCCGGCGGGGAAGTAGTCTTCACCTCCGGCTTCGCCAACCGCGGCACAGTCCTCGTCGAAGACATAGAATGGGACAAGGGCCTCGTCCAAGTAATCGACTCGGTCATGCGCATCCCCGAAAATCTCGAGTCCACCGCTCGCAACGCCTACCACGACATGACTGCCTTCCTCGGCGCGCTCTACGCAGCCGATCTCTACGACGAGCTAATCCTCCCCGCCAAAGACATCACCATCTTCGCCCCTACCAACGCCGCCTTTCAGAAGCTCGCCAGCaccttctccaccctccccaaagcACAGCTGAGATCCATCCTCAGGTACCACATCATCCCCGGCGAAGTCTCACAAATCTGGGAATTCAAAAACGCCTCCTCTCTCGCTACCGCCGAGAAGAATCAGTCgatccacatcctccgtcACACCAACTTCATCTTTGCGAACTCGGCTCAGATGCTGCAGACTGATATTCTCATTGCGAATGGGGCGGTTCACTTGATTGATAACGTGCTGAATCCCAAATCCAACATAACGAGGCCGGATGTGGAGGCTACGTCGCAGAAGCCGGTTTTCACGGTGGCAGGGACCCAaacggggacggggacggcaGTGCCGACGCCGTTTACGGAGCATTTGCCTTGTACGGTGAGCTGTCCCGTGACGGAGGTTGCGAGTAGGACGGAGACGACGGGAGGGCCGACGAGGACTGTGCAgcagggaggggttggtccTACTTCTACGAatgggggtgtgggaggggcgAGGTGTACGGGGATGGTTGGGGTGGGCATGGGCgcggtgatgggggttggggcttGGATTGGTTTGTAGGCTGGGGGGAATAAGGCGGTGGATACAACATTGATACCCGGTTTTGTGCTCTTGTTTATGTATATTTCTATTGTGTTAGGATGTTAAAGAGATCTTTTGTCGACATCAGTGCGGCTTGCCTTTCATGATGTCAGCCTGTCGTTACCTCCACTTGGGTCTGGTACCTTGCCTCTTGACGAACCTTTCATCGATCAACGATGCCTCTCTAGGAAGAATCCTCTTGCAGGtctcaacaagctcatgaATGTGCATCCCAACCTATTGAGTGGGTATATGTGTGTTTGACAGGTACTGTGCTTTGGCTTGGTACAGCCGGAGACGATTGCGTCCAGCGTCGTCACCCGTCAACTGTTTGCACTGGCCGTATAACGTAGGCAATGCCGCTCCCTGTTGCCCTGATTGGACGGAGAGCATCAAGCGTGTTCGGCAGTGGTCGTCGAGAAACCGTAAAGTTGATTGGAAGGGCAGCGCTAACTACGGTGCCCGAAGATGATACGGCTTTGCCGCTGCTGGCATTGGAGTCGAAGTATTTTTTGAGCCGAGGACTCGACTGCGCCATTGCTCGTATTGTTGGATCAATGTGAGCTCCTCGGTATAATAACAATCGAATGGCTTCACGAAGTTCCCGAGACTCCAGCAATGTTCCAGCTTGACAAATACAGGTGACTATGTTATTCAGGTTGTTTGCCACGCATCTATCTGACCACCAAATTGCTCTCATTTTTCAATATCATCCTCCGACGGCGTTTGTACAACTGGGTTCTTTCCCTTATACTACCTCAAATCTTTCACCATTCCTGGTCTGAAACCACATGGAATGTATCTGCTCATCACATTGATTGAGCCGCTGCGAGTAACCACGTGCCATTTAACAAGATCGATGCTCAAATTTCTTCACCTTTCCCTTGTCCTTGCTATTGACTTTCCCATTCTCGCTCTTGTCGGGGCTTTTCTGGATTGTCGACGTGGAGCCGCCAGGAAAGGCCAACCGTGCGGTAATAGTTGGGGGCTCGTCAAGGTACCAGTCGAGCATAGCGGTGCAGCCATCTTTCTTGTTGGTCCTGTTTGAAACTTTTGGTTAGCACCAGCAATgcattggtggtgggtgcTGATAGTCGGGCTTGGCTTCAACGGTGGGGGGAAAGGCTCACGTGATGGCGTTGGACCAGTTCGTGGaaatggaggaggacgacatCGGAGGCGTGTCAGCGAATGAGGCTATTCTGGTAAATTCTGAGAACAAGTGACAAACTCGGTGCAGGTAGGGATTGCTTGTGAAAAGATGAAATTCTCCCTTCTTTCAGGATCTTGAGGATCGCCCACATATTTTATATTGGAATACTATTTCAAGTTTCTTCTGCTTCCATGATTGAACGTCGAGCACCTATGGGTTAGAGTCTCAGTTATTCATTGCGCCGGTGATAATACAATACAGTGAATAGCACATAGTGGGGTTGGTATCGATGAGTGACTGGAGTGCTCGTTTGAAACAATTATGAAAGGCGACTGTGTGCTGATTTGGGTGGTTGGCTCGGCTTGGCAGTTACCGTGGGGGAGCACATGGGTTGCCTCAGCACATTGGTGCTGAGCAGATTGGCGTGCGTCGTGGGATTGTTGCGTGGCGGTGCTCTTGGGTAGTCAGCGTAATGACCCGCTGCACGTCGTCCCGACCGAGCCAGGCGTCGAAAACGAGTCGGTTTCGACCAGGTCGCTACCTGGTACTCAACTAACTCCAGCCAGCCAAGTGTAGGTTCAACTCGGTACCTAGCTTTACAAATCAAGTTCCATGTCGATATGGATTCCGACAAGTTTTTAGAGGAGGTCCGTCTGGCTGCAGCGAAATCCGGCGATTTGTTCAGAGAGCGCGTCAATGCAGCCAACGAACAGCGTTTGTTGACACCGTCATCCTCTAacccatcatcttcaaagAACAAATCACCGCTCAGGCGTAACCCATTCCCCAACCTTCCCATTCCCCAAGTCCTGAATGCCAATCAAAAACAAGCCGACCCCGCGGACGACAACATTTGGGAATTTGTTATACCAGAGTTGGCACAAAAGGAGGAACTTCGAGAGGCGGTTCCAACTCTTGCAAAGCCGGAGCAAGAGCCGACTGACTCTGGATACTGTTCTACAATCAACACCGGTATTCCGTCACTACCGAATGTCAACGTTCCGTCGCCAGATCCTCATTCTAAAAGCCCCCCTAAAAGCCCACTGGTAGAAGCACAAAATGCAGAATCGACGAGTTATGAAGCTGAAACGGCTTACTCGGGCTCCACGGCAGACTTGGATAAGGCCGAAGAGGTTCAGCAGTCGGTCTTAGAAGTGTGTAACGATCTTTGTAGCAGGCTCAAACCGCACCTGGACACGGGAAGTTGGGAGGTGCTCGCTCCGCACTTGCCATGGCTTTTGAAGTCCTTTTCTGTTGACATGGGAATCGAGGGATCAGGAGCGTTACATTGGGGCCTGATGCGGTTTATTCATAAACAACACGGGTAAGTGTTCTTGTCCGTGTTTTAAAGACTTCGCTGGAGAGGTATTGACAACGGACTAGCACTATAATAGAACAACTTCGCCAAGTATTCTCGAGTGGCGATGAAGAACCGGCCATTCGAACTGATGAGGAAACATTACCTGTCAGTGAGAAGATGGCAATGTGGTTCAGTTTGACGGATGAGGAAGCTCCCGAAGCACTTCAGAAAATAGAAGTTTTTGAGGGCGTGGACGATTATGAAGATGACTCGGATCCCAATCTCGGACTATACACCAAGGCAATCTTTACGAGCCGAGCATACAGCCAGCTTATATCAAATCTACTACGAGAGGTTTCTCTGGATCGATATGACAACATGGCCGGAAGCGCCAAGCAGGAAATTAGGGCCACAATCCTCAAAAGATTGCCCCTCGGTATCATAAGCAGACATCGTGCACCCAAAACGTACAAAGTCGCCTTTCATCTACCTTCGTCGAAAATACTACCAGTGCTGGACACACACCTTTGCGATGTTGATGGCTCCGATGGTATTAAAGGTCTCACAACGTTGGTTCTCTCACCCGCGGGCAATCTTCAAGCGATCACAGTTGGGAGATACTTGGAACAGACCTGGCCCTCAACTGGGATGGAATTGTTGAATGTTCTTCAAGATTGGCACACAAATCTCAACCCAAGAGGTCACAGATGTGAACAAGTATTGGCTGATCAAACCGTTATGGGCTTGGACGTGTCGCAATCGGGAATCACCTCTGTATGGTTTGCTGGTTCTCCCTATGCGATTGCCGAGAAGGCAGAACAGTTAGCATGGCTCTCGGTTGCCGCTCAGGATGTGCCGTGTTCTGTTCTCAGCAAATATAGCCCGGAGATAAGGGAAAttgagggtgtcgagggcAACTCAAGACATGGTCCTTTTCAAGGAGGCACCAATTTCGATCGGCAGTGGTCCATGAGCATTCGAGCTGATACTTACGACGACGCTACAATGCTCGAGATTCTACGCCAAACATCATTTCTGCTTTCTGCAAAGCCTGGCCTGGCGCCTCCATTGCCTATCATCTGCGGGTTTCCAATCTTGCGTCGTCCACTTGACAGTCATGGTTTGGAGATATCTTCAGACGCCTGGGTAGGCCTTGTTGAAGAGATCATTCAGGTCAGCACACAACACAAAGTCCTTGTTCGAGGGCCTAAGTCACCGTGGAATCTGGTCGGTAGGAAATCTGGGATATTCATCTGGCATCCCCAGTTGCCCAGTTCAACTTGCAGTAAGCTCAAACTCTACGAAATCCCACCTATCTGTGAAGACTGGAACGGGCTTGGCTGTTACTAACCACAAAAAGAGGGAAATGACTGCTACATTCTGGATGAGGAAGCTGGAACCCTTCAATACCAGGACATGTCATTCAAGTTGGATGTTTGTGATCCAGTCCCCGGGCAGCGGCACATTGTGAGCCTATGCAAGCCCTTTACTTCCGCGATGGAAAATGAGGGTCAGGATACCAGTCGTCTAAACACTCAGCTATTTCTCAAAACGCCTATAACGAAGCTCAAAGGCCCTACCAGCCTCCCGCTCTGGATTGGTCAGTCGGGTCCAACTACACAGCTGGCGCATCACGTTGATCTGGAAGAAGAGTCGTGTGAGAGTGAGCTCATGTCGGTGTCATCAGAATCTGATGATGACTTGAACATATTTCACTTTGACCAAGGCTCCTTGGGATTTAGAATCGTGAAAACAGTAACAGAGAAGCTCTTCCAACAATATCAGAGGATACAATTTCTTTCTCATCGGCGAAATCTTCAGCCGCAACAAAGACTTTGGACAGCAACCACTGCTGGGGGCGTCAGAGTACGAGGATCAGAGCAGAGCTCAAGTTCGGATTGTCGAACCGCGAATCAGGCGCCTTTCAGCGGTGACCACGCGGCCGATTCACACGATGCTTCTCGCAAACGCCCTCGGAGAGATGAGGACCAGGACGACGAGCtcggagaagatggaggggaaggcaGAAAGAAGAAGCGACCAAGGCGAAGCTCCCAAACGTCACAGAAAGACCGCAAATTAGCGTGCCATTTTTGGAAGCTGAATCCACAGGAGCACAGGCAGTGCTTCAGGATGAACCTTCAAGATGTCTCTCGAATCAAGCAACACATTAATCGAAAACACTACGCCGAATTCTATTGCGAGCACTGCCGGGCTGTCTTTCCCACGGAGGATGTCCACGAGGAGCACATCAAAGCCCGAAACTGTGCTTATCAAGCCTGCCAGTTAGGCTTCATTACGCATCGACAACACAACCAGCTCTCTAAAAAGTCCAAAGGCAATATATCAGAACTCGAAAAGTGGTTTGAGGTTTGGGATATATTGTTTCCAGGCAAGCCAAGGCCAGCCTCGGCCTATATCGACCCGATTCTTTCGGAAGATCTGAACCAGTTTATAGACTTTGCGAGAAGTCACGGTCCGTCTCTGATAATGACTCAACTCAGAAATGGCCCTAACAGCCAATCATCCGACAGTCACTTGATCCTAGAACAAGCAATCGCTGAAGGGCTGAATAGGCTCATCGACACCTGGACAGCAGCAAATATTAACACAGAGCCAAGAGACTCTGTTCACCAGAACTCACCGGCTGCAAGTCCGTTACGGCCGCTGCAGCAGCCTACGCCATCTGCCTCGATATCGGATGCCGAAAGCGGTTTGCGTATGAGACTAATGGGGGGTCATGTTGAATCCTTACCATCCTCGCTGTTCCCCGCATTTGATGTTACTACCGAGGAGATAGAGGCACCGGCACACACGACCGATCTCTTTGACGCTGCTTTTCTGGGCGGGCTTGAAACGATCGAGTCGACAGACTTTTCCCTCGCATGGCCTGGCAATATTTCCAATCAAGAGGTAGTGCAGGATGAAGGAAACGTATTGTAAAGGCGTATTCAGAGCCCGAACAAAatggggagagaggggaaacGGCGTGCATTCTTCCCCAGGCCTACCTATGACTACGTAAAAAGCCTGTTGACTCGTTCTAATCAAATGTCTGGCATTTCCATCCCTTGATCGTACATGTGACCTGCTACCTATTCATATGTATATATACCTTACTCTTGTCTTTCTTTGACTGACAGCGGTCTAAACCCACTCCATGAAATAAACCCCTTACTGTGGCCTATTATTCCAACTTTTGGTGACTTCTGATTACTAACGACGAGGATGCAAGAATGATACTTGGTAGGCAGGTACAGGTAAAGGCACCAGTGTCTAAGACATATCTATTTAACTAGCAATAGAGAATGTTGTTTGGAATTCTGCGATTTCTGATCATGATCCTGTATGACTAGTAATGACTTGAATCCCCGGTCAGTACCATGCAACATCAGCCTTTTTCCTCAGCGC from Podospora pseudoanserina strain CBS 124.78 chromosome 1, whole genome shotgun sequence includes:
- a CDS encoding hypothetical protein (EggNog:ENOG503PFDA; COG:S), which translates into the protein MPRVSINPLLPAPSNPPVPLPQVPGPKLEPFTPTAHADIEFLMYLGRDEDKDSYVWKVNINGNGPYALKMFKFNTWEYLGQCYGRWLSKRLAKPQFYADYFDPFNCECRVYGRLKQEQREELAVRSHGYLLLSSEQAHQVANLMGRSRDDPDDDDPATLYGHNFWDRDEQHRGHPVKAIVKEFVSDGGEGFNKTQVAKLWDDLKEFRKLGILVRDITIHNYIGGKLIDFSRAWTVYHPLFDWTTDSHVTDHLEMEAQELIDLLYTWARVTDQSGFKLPKGLKEHSMGEDESTDLNPGLYDWRKWEADQEAAQIFVDKTLVEKVDE
- a CDS encoding hypothetical protein (COG:P; EggNog:ENOG503NY5B), with the protein product MLNSHVTTSLLQQPASATIRRAFISNSSSSFPSSLARSGPFRFSTSSPSLLRHCSSDSHSSSSNSNSNSNLPKATPSSEKSTWRAMAEKDISQYLRETHDRVFEHNRAWAAEKKKADPEFFSNLSAGQNPEYLWIGCSDSRIPAEQITGLEPGHAFVHRNIANLVCNTDLNVMSVINYAVHHLQVKHIVVCGHYGCGGVKAAMTAKDMGILNPWLRNIRDVYRLHEKELDAIKDEDERYNRLVELNVIEQCNNVVKTAVVQRSFAKNSFPIVHGWVFGFNDGLLRNLEIDFEGMLKDIQKIYNLTDS
- a CDS encoding hypothetical protein (EggNog:ENOG503P0QV; COG:M; COG:W), which codes for MVFGLSSLRSAPCLPTALLAIIAALGCAPMAARAADLESVLAGQTNMTTFRELVKDHPDIFTKLPSGITIAAPNDNAFDKLGNFDEWRDNKTHVEAVLKYHVMPKVVSMPSIIKGDSIWAPTLLTDPAFSPIKGGQRLILTKQPGGEVVFTSGFANRGTVLVEDIEWDKGLVQVIDSVMRIPENLESTARNAYHDMTAFLGALYAADLYDELILPAKDITIFAPTNAAFQKLASTFSTLPKAQLRSILRYHIIPGEVSQIWEFKNASSLATAEKNQSIHILRHTNFIFANSAQMLQTDILIANGAVHLIDNVLNPKSNITRPDVEATSQKPVFTVAGTQTGTGTAVPTPFTEHLPCTVSCPVTEVASRTETTGGPTRTVQQGGVGPTSTNGGVGGARCTGMVGVGMGAVMGVGAWIGL